The following are from one region of the Glycine max chloroplast, complete genome genome:
- the rpl32 gene encoding ribosomal protein L32, whose translation MAVPKKRTSISKKRIRNTLWKKKGYFTTLKAFSLAQSIFTGNSKSFFCNKYKR comes from the coding sequence ATGGCAGTTCCAAAAAAGCGCACTTCTATATCAAAAAAAAGGATTCGGAACACTTTATGGAAAAAGAAGGGATATTTTACAACATTGAAAGCTTTTTCATTAGCGCAATCTATTTTTACGGGGAATTCAAAAAGCTTTTTTTGTAACAAATACAAACGTTAG
- the ndhD gene encoding NADH dehydrogenase subunit 4 (start codon may be formed as a result of RNA editing): MNYFPWLTTVVILPIVGGSLIFLFPHKGNKVIKWYTICICLIDLLITSYVFCYHFELDDPLIQLTENYKWINFFDFYWSFGIDGLSLGPILLTGFITTLATLAAQPVTRESKLFYFLMLAMYSGQIGTFSSQDILLFFIMWEFELIPVYLLLSMWGGKKRLYSATKFILYTAGSSVFLLLGILGMSFYSSNEPTLNFESLTNQSYPVALEIIFYIGFLIAFAVKSPIIPLHTWLPDTHGEAHYSTCMLLAGILLKMGAYGLVRINMEFLSRAHSIFSPWLILLGSIQIIYAASTSLGQRNLKKRIAYSSVSHMGFLLLGIGSISDTGLNGAILQIISHGFIGAALFFLAGTSYDRLRLLYLDEMGGMAIPMPKIFTVFTILSMASLALPGMSGFVAELIVLLGIITSQKYLLITKILITFVTAIGMILTPIYSLSMLRQMFYGYKLFNTPNSYFFDSGPRELFISISILIPVISIGIYPDFIFSFSADKVEAILSNFL, encoded by the coding sequence ACGAATTATTTTCCTTGGTTAACAACAGTTGTAATTTTGCCAATAGTCGGGGGTTCCTTAATTTTCTTATTTCCCCATAAAGGAAATAAGGTAATTAAATGGTATACTATTTGTATATGTTTAATTGATCTCCTTATAACATCCTATGTATTTTGTTATCATTTCGAACTGGATGATCCACTAATCCAATTGACAGAAAATTATAAATGGATCAATTTTTTTGACTTTTACTGGAGCTTCGGAATAGATGGACTCTCTCTAGGACCCATTTTATTGACGGGATTTATCACTACGTTAGCTACGTTAGCGGCTCAGCCGGTTACTAGAGAATCCAAATTATTCTATTTCCTGATGTTAGCAATGTATAGTGGTCAAATAGGAACATTTTCTTCTCAAGACATTTTACTTTTTTTCATCATGTGGGAATTCGAATTAATTCCCGTTTATCTACTTTTATCTATGTGGGGTGGAAAAAAACGTTTGTATTCAGCTACAAAGTTTATTTTGTACACTGCGGGAAGTTCTGTTTTTTTATTACTGGGAATTCTGGGTATGAGTTTCTATAGCTCTAATGAACCAACATTAAATTTCGAATCATTAACTAATCAATCATATCCCGTGGCACTGGAAATAATATTCTATATCGGGTTTCTTATTGCTTTTGCTGTCAAATCACCAATTATACCCTTACATACATGGTTACCAGACACCCACGGAGAGGCACATTACAGCACTTGTATGCTTTTAGCCGGAATATTATTAAAAATGGGAGCATATGGGTTGGTTCGAATTAATATGGAATTCTTATCTCGCGCTCATTCTATATTTTCTCCCTGGTTAATACTATTAGGTTCAATTCAAATAATCTATGCAGCTTCAACATCTCTTGGTCAACGCAATTTAAAAAAAAGAATAGCTTATTCTTCAGTATCTCATATGGGTTTCTTACTTTTAGGAATTGGTTCTATAAGCGATACAGGTCTCAACGGGGCTATTTTACAAATAATATCTCACGGATTTATTGGCGCTGCGCTTTTTTTCTTGGCGGGAACGAGTTATGATAGACTACGTCTTCTTTATCTCGACGAAATGGGTGGAATGGCTATCCCAATGCCAAAAATATTCACGGTTTTCACTATCTTATCGATGGCTTCTCTTGCATTGCCGGGCATGAGCGGTTTTGTTGCAGAATTGATAGTCTTATTGGGAATAATTACTAGCCAAAAATATCTTTTAATCACAAAAATACTAATAACTTTTGTAACAGCAATTGGAATGATATTAACTCCTATTTATTCATTATCTATGTTACGTCAAATGTTCTATGGATACAAGCTTTTTAATACACCAAATTCTTATTTTTTTGATTCGGGGCCACGAGAATTATTTATTTCAATTTCTATCCTTATACCCGTAATAAGTATTGGCATTTATCCAGATTTTATTTTTTCATTTTCGGCTGACAAGGTTGAAGCTATTCTATCTAATTTTTTATAG
- the ycf1 gene encoding hypothetical chloroplast RF1, translated as MIFQSFILDNLVFLCMKIINSIVVVGLYYGFLTTFSIGPSYLFLLRARLVEEGTEKKISATTGFITGQLIMFISIYYAPLHLALGRPHIITVIALPYLLFQFFGNNHKNFLNYGYKNPNSIRNFSIQRIFFHNLIFQLLNPFFLPSSILIRLVNIYLFRFKY; from the coding sequence ATGATTTTTCAATCTTTTATACTGGATAATCTAGTATTCTTATGCATGAAGATAATTAATTCGATAGTTGTGGTCGGACTCTATTATGGATTTCTGACCACATTTTCCATAGGGCCCTCTTATCTCTTCCTTCTTCGAGCTAGGCTTGTGGAAGAAGGGACCGAGAAGAAAATATCAGCAACAACTGGGTTTATTACGGGACAGCTCATAATGTTCATATCGATCTATTATGCGCCTTTGCATTTAGCATTGGGTAGACCCCATATAATAACTGTCATAGCTCTACCCTATCTTTTATTTCAGTTCTTCGGCAATAATCACAAAAACTTTTTGAATTATGGATACAAGAATCCAAATTCAATACGTAATTTTAGTATTCAAAGAATCTTCTTTCATAATCTTATTTTTCAGTTATTAAACCCCTTTTTTTTACCAAGTTCAATATTAATAAGATTAGTAAATATTTATTTGTTTCGATTTAAATATTAG
- the ccsA gene encoding cytochrome c biogenesis protein: MVFASLEHILTHISFSVVSILISIHLITLLFVKEIIGLSDSSKKGMIITFFCITGLLVTRWVFSGHLPFSDLYESLIFLSWTFSIFYMVPYFKKSKNYYLNTIITPSVIFTQGFATSGLLTKMHESLILVPALQSHWLMMHVSMMILGYATLLCGSLLSVAILVITFQELIQIIGKSKNFYFLNESFSFAEIKYMNMTDKNNVLQKTSFLSYRNYYRSQFLQQLDRWGYRTISLGFIFLTIGIISGAVWANEAWGSYWNWDPKETWAFITWTIFAIYLHTRKNKKLEDLNSSIVASIGFLIIWVCYLGINLLGIGLHSYGSFTPN; the protein is encoded by the coding sequence ATGGTATTTGCAAGTTTAGAACATATATTAACTCATATATCGTTTTCGGTCGTATCTATTTTAATTTCAATTCATTTGATAACCTTATTATTTGTCAAAGAAATCATAGGATTATCTGATTCGTCCAAAAAAGGCATGATAATAACTTTTTTTTGTATAACAGGATTGTTAGTTACTCGTTGGGTTTTTTCAGGCCATTTACCGTTTAGTGATTTATATGAATCATTAATATTTCTTTCATGGACTTTTTCCATTTTTTATATGGTTCCTTACTTCAAAAAATCTAAAAACTACTATTTAAATACAATAATAACACCAAGTGTTATTTTTACCCAAGGCTTTGCTACTTCGGGGCTTTTAACGAAAATGCATGAATCGTTAATATTAGTACCTGCTTTACAGTCCCATTGGTTAATGATGCACGTAAGTATGATGATATTGGGTTATGCAACTCTTTTATGCGGATCATTATTATCAGTGGCTATTTTAGTCATTACATTTCAAGAACTCATACAAATTATTGGTAAAAGCAAGAATTTCTATTTTTTAAATGAATCATTTTCTTTTGCTGAAATCAAATACATGAATATGACTGATAAAAATAATGTTTTACAAAAAACTTCTTTTTTGTCTTATAGAAATTATTATAGATCTCAATTTCTTCAACAATTGGATCGTTGGGGTTACCGTACTATTAGTCTAGGTTTTATCTTTTTAACGATAGGTATTATTTCAGGAGCAGTATGGGCTAATGAGGCATGGGGATCATATTGGAATTGGGATCCAAAGGAAACTTGGGCTTTTATTACTTGGACTATATTCGCGATTTATTTACATACTAGAAAAAATAAAAAATTGGAAGATCTAAATTCTTCAATAGTCGCCTCCATAGGTTTTCTTATAATTTGGGTATGTTATTTAGGTATAAATCTTTTAGGAATAGGACTACATAGTTATGGTTCATTTACACCTAATTGA
- the ndhF gene encoding NADH dehydrogenase subunit 5, translated as MEYTHQYSWIIPFIPFPVPMLIGVGLLLFPTATKYLRRMWAFPSILLLTIVMMFSLDLSIHQINNSSFYQYVWSWTINNDLSLEFGYLIDSLTSIMSILITTVGILVLIYSDNYMSHDQGYLRFFAYLTLFNISMLGLVTSSNLIQIYVFWELVGMCSYLLIGFWFTRPIAANACQKAFVTNRVGDFGLLLGILGLYWITGSLEFRDLFQIINNLIYKNEVNIFFLTLVALLLFCGSVAKSAQFPLHVWLPDAMEGPTPISALIHAATMVAAGIFLVARLLPLFIVLPAIMNGIAFIGIITVVLGATLAIAQQDIKKNLAYSTMSQLGYMMLALGMGSYRAALFHLITHAYSKALLFLGSGSIIHSMEALVGYSPAKSQNMVLMGGLTKHVPITKTSFLVGTLSLCGIPPFACFWSKDEILNDSWLYSPIFAIIACCTAGLTAFYMFRIYLLVFEGYLNVHFLNFNGKKNSSFYSISLWGKKEVKQKLKNKNFFLALLRMKNNEMTSFFIRKIYPHRINQNVKNITCLFFDINYFGTKKTACLYPNESDNTMRFSILVLVLFTLFVGTIGISFSYKGIDFDILSKWLIPFIDLLHKNSKNFVDWYEFLTNAAFSVILTFLGIFIASFFYKPVYSDLQNLNLLNLFEKNVLNKKVADYFQNVIYDWSYNRGYIDVFYDISLITSVRKLVQFNYFFDKKIIDAIPNGIGITSFFMGEAIKYVGGGRISSYILLYIFYIVIFILIWYFLFTNI; from the coding sequence ATGGAATATACACATCAATATTCATGGATCATACCTTTTATTCCATTTCCAGTTCCTATGTTAATAGGAGTGGGACTTCTACTTTTTCCGACAGCAACCAAATATCTTCGCCGTATGTGGGCTTTTCCTAGTATTTTATTGTTAACTATAGTTATGATGTTTTCGCTTGATTTGTCTATTCATCAAATCAATAATAGTTCTTTTTATCAATATGTATGGTCTTGGACCATAAATAATGATCTTTCTTTAGAGTTTGGGTACTTGATCGATTCACTTACTTCTATTATGTCAATATTAATTACTACTGTTGGCATTCTGGTTCTTATTTATAGTGATAATTATATGTCTCATGATCAAGGATATTTGAGATTTTTTGCTTATCTGACTCTTTTTAATATTTCAATGTTGGGATTAGTTACTAGTTCGAATTTGATACAAATTTATGTTTTTTGGGAATTGGTTGGAATGTGTTCTTATTTATTAATAGGCTTTTGGTTCACACGTCCTATTGCGGCAAATGCTTGTCAAAAAGCATTTGTAACTAATCGTGTCGGGGATTTTGGTTTATTATTGGGAATTTTAGGTCTTTATTGGATAACGGGTAGTTTGGAATTTCGGGATTTGTTTCAAATAATAAATAACTTGATTTATAAAAATGAAGTTAATATTTTTTTTCTTACTTTGGTTGCCCTCTTGCTATTTTGTGGCTCAGTCGCTAAATCCGCCCAATTTCCTCTTCATGTATGGCTACCAGATGCTATGGAAGGGCCTACTCCAATTTCCGCCCTTATACATGCTGCTACTATGGTAGCCGCGGGAATTTTTCTTGTAGCTCGACTTCTTCCTCTTTTCATAGTTCTACCTGCAATAATGAACGGAATAGCTTTTATAGGTATAATAACGGTAGTATTAGGAGCTACCTTAGCTATTGCTCAACAAGATATTAAGAAAAATTTGGCTTATTCCACAATGTCTCAATTGGGTTATATGATGTTAGCTCTCGGTATGGGATCTTATCGAGCCGCTTTATTTCATTTGATTACTCATGCTTATTCAAAAGCATTGTTGTTTTTAGGATCTGGATCCATTATTCATTCAATGGAAGCTCTTGTCGGATATTCTCCAGCTAAAAGTCAAAATATGGTTCTTATGGGCGGTTTAACAAAACATGTACCAATTACAAAAACTTCTTTTTTAGTGGGTACGCTTTCTCTTTGCGGTATTCCACCTTTTGCCTGTTTTTGGTCTAAGGATGAGATTCTTAATGATAGTTGGTTGTATTCACCCATTTTTGCAATAATAGCTTGTTGTACAGCAGGATTAACTGCATTTTATATGTTTCGGATCTATTTACTTGTTTTTGAAGGATATTTAAACGTTCATTTTTTAAATTTCAATGGAAAAAAAAATAGTTCATTCTATTCAATATCTTTATGGGGGAAGAAAGAAGTAAAACAGAAATTAAAAAACAAAAATTTTTTCTTAGCTTTACTAAGAATGAAAAATAATGAAATGACTTCCTTTTTTATCCGGAAGATATATCCACATCGCATTAATCAAAATGTAAAAAACATAACTTGTCTTTTTTTTGATATTAATTATTTTGGCACTAAAAAAACTGCTTGTTTATATCCAAATGAATCGGACAATACTATGCGATTTTCTATCCTTGTTTTAGTGCTCTTTACTTTATTCGTTGGGACCATAGGAATTTCTTTCAGCTACAAAGGAATAGATTTTGATATATTATCAAAATGGTTAATTCCCTTTATAGACCTTTTACATAAAAATTCAAAAAATTTTGTGGATTGGTATGAATTTTTGACCAACGCAGCTTTTTCGGTGATTCTTACTTTTTTAGGAATATTTATAGCGTCTTTTTTTTACAAACCTGTTTATTCAGATTTACAAAATTTGAATTTATTAAATTTATTTGAAAAAAATGTTCTTAATAAAAAAGTTGCTGATTATTTTCAAAATGTCATATATGATTGGTCGTATAATCGTGGTTATATAGATGTTTTTTATGATATATCTTTAATTACGAGTGTAAGAAAATTAGTACAATTCAATTATTTTTTTGATAAAAAAATAATTGATGCAATTCCGAATGGAATAGGTATTACAAGTTTTTTTATGGGAGAGGCCATCAAATATGTAGGAGGCGGGCGAATTTCTTCATATATTTTATTGTATATATTCTATATAGTAATCTTTATACTAATTTGGTATTTTTTATTTACTAATATTTAA
- the rps7 gene encoding ribosomal protein S7: MSRRGTAEEKTAKSDPIYRNRLVNMLVNRILKHGKKSLAYQIIYRAMKKIQQKTETNPLSVLRQAIRGVTPDIAVKARRVGGSTHQVPVEIGSTQGKALAIRWLLGASRKRPGRNMAFKLSSELVDAAKGSGDAIRKKEETHRMAEANRAFAHFR; encoded by the coding sequence ATGTCACGGCGAGGTACTGCAGAAGAAAAAACCGCAAAATCCGATCCAATTTATCGTAATCGATTAGTTAACATGTTGGTTAACCGTATTCTGAAACACGGAAAAAAATCATTGGCTTATCAAATTATCTATCGAGCTATGAAAAAGATTCAACAAAAGACAGAAACAAATCCACTATCTGTTTTACGTCAAGCAATACGTGGAGTAACTCCCGATATAGCAGTAAAAGCAAGACGCGTAGGCGGATCAACTCATCAAGTTCCCGTTGAAATAGGATCCACACAAGGAAAAGCACTTGCCATTCGTTGGTTATTGGGGGCATCCCGAAAACGTCCGGGTCGAAATATGGCTTTCAAATTAAGTTCCGAATTAGTGGATGCTGCCAAAGGTAGTGGCGATGCCATACGCAAAAAGGAAGAGACTCATAGAATGGCAGAGGCAAATAGAGCTTTTGCACATTTTCGTTAA